From Juglans regia cultivar Chandler chromosome 6, Walnut 2.0, whole genome shotgun sequence, the proteins below share one genomic window:
- the LOC108980210 gene encoding RNA polymerase II subunit A C-terminal domain phosphatase SSU72, whose product MKFRYAMVCSSNQNRSMEAHSLLKREGFEVSSYGTGAHVKLPGPSLREPNVYDFGTPYKQMYEDLRRKDSELYKRNGILPMLKRNSTVKLAPQRWQDNAADGSFDVVFTFEEKVFDIVVEDLHNRDHVLLKTVLVINLEVKDNHEEAAIGARLTLDLCQEIEVSESWEDSIDDIVANFEKQQRRKLLYSISFY is encoded by the exons ATGAAATTCCGATACGCCATGGTGTGCTCATCGAACCAGAACCGGAGCATGGAGGCACACTCGCTCCTCAAGAGGGAGGGCTTCGAGGTCTCGTCTTATGGAACCGGGGCTCACGTTAAGCTCCCTGGTCCCTCCCTCAGAGAACCCAACGTCTACGACTTCGGTACCCCATACAAGCAGATGTACGAAGATCTCAGGCGCAAAGACTCCGAGCT CTACAAGCGTAACGGCATTTTGCCAATGctaaaaagaaattcaacagTCAAACTGGCTCCTCAGCGTTGGCAAGATAATGCTGCTGATGGTTCCTTTGACGTGGTTTTTACATTTGAAGAAAAGGTTTTTGATATTGTCGTTGAAG ATCTTCACAACCGGGATCATGTTCTTCTGAAAACTGTGCTAGTGATTAATTTGGAGGTAAAAGATAACCATGAGGAGGCAGCCATAGGAGCTCGGCTTACTTTAGATCTGTGCCAAGAG ATTGAAGTGTCAGAATCATGGGAAGACTCGATTGATGATATAGTGGCTAATTTTGAGAAACAGCAGCGACGGAAGTTATTGTATAGCATCTCCTTCTATTGA